The following DNA comes from Scomber scombrus chromosome 7, fScoSco1.1, whole genome shotgun sequence.
GCTGCATAAAGACGCAGTGATTACACGTAAAAGGACAACGATCCTCATCATCCTTTCCTGGGTTGGGAGTTTCTTCCTGGCGGTGTCTCCGATGATTTTCAGCAGTGAAATCGCTCTGGAGTACAACTCCTGCAGCCGGATGTGTAATTACGCTTTGGGGACCATCGGCGAGTTTCCGAGCCAGGGGTGgaacatcctcctcctcttcccagCTTTTGACTTCACCCTCCTCGGTGGCACTGTGGTTATTAACATGATTTCTCTGTCCAGCATCAGGCAGCACTCGAAGCGCAGGAAACACCTGGCAGAGACCGAGAGCCAAAGCAGGAGCAAGCCTACGTTCTCCGACATCAAGGCAGCCAAAACCATCGGGACTCTGACGGTGGCCTTCACCGCGTCGTTCACACCCATTGCCGTCTTCGTGGTGGGGAACGTTTTGGGGAATGTGTGGTGCAACTTTTCCTTTTTCGCCTTCTGGATTTTGGCCACCAACAGTTGCTGGAATGTGATTATTTACAGCGTTTGGGATCAGAAGTTCAGGCTTTGCGCACACAAGCTCCTGATGCCTTTCCAGAGAAGAGACACGACCAAAACCTAAACGAAAAACCACCTCAGGGACCAAAGACTGCAGACAAACCTGAGCTTCATTTTAGACATTTGTTTGTCACACAAACTCTTTGTCCACATTGTGAGTCTCGCTAAGAGGCGCGTCTGCATGTTTTGTGGATTGCTGTTgtgaaagtaaaacatttttctacattgttAACAAGCATGGAAAGTTTTCAGATTCACTGTGGGGATATTTGTCTTGTTCTGTGTAATGTTACGATTACTGAGGCCTGTTTCAGTCTGTGGAATGATTGTGATATACACCGattaaaatgtgatataaataaaatctgttttctgATTCAACAACAATGTATCTGGAtgagggtcagtgacaaataagggtcggcaagatgaggaattcaaaaatatcttaaaactaGTGAAGATATAAATTCAAGGATATTATGTAGtatatttaattacatattaAACACCACAGGGGAAAATTAAGTGTTCAGAGCAGCACATGAAACAAACCAGTGAAGCAGAAATACTGTggcaagaaaacacacaaataaatctgTGTAAGAAAGCTACACACAGTATAATATCCTCCACCAGCTAATACTGCATGTTCATGTTATTCCTGAGCAAAATGACAGTGTGAAATATAGTGTAGATGCAtaataatttgaatattttataaatataatactaAGATTGCATCACAATCACGCAAGACATGACATCTACGCCTGCAAATACTCTTCATTTCAAAAGCTGAACTATTGGATGGAAGATTTCTCAGTTGACTCCATCAGTGTTTGTGCATCAGAGGCTTCGAATTTGCTCATCACACGTATGTAATTTGCATTTTAGACCCTGATTGGTTCATCATTTGTGACGTCAATAATTCTGATGTCGCAAATCACGTTAGTAGGTATTAAGCCCCCCCTGGGATCAGCGCTGAGCTGTGAAGCCAATTTGATAACGGTGTAATTACAATTTCCTGTCACTGGAAAAATGGCTTTAAAACTGggaatacattttctgtcacaaCCCCTTAGAAGTGAATCATtttactatcagaatttgattaATTGGAtccgataacatttggaaagtctaaaAGAGAGGcgtgattaaattattttatcctcATTCAAGTGAAGGACGAGCCAACAAAAGGTTTAGTGGAAGTCTAGACTCTACTGAGCTCTGTGTGAGGAAGCCTGTGCAgacttttttggcttttttttttgccactgaGCAACTTTGACAGTAATGAATGAGCTTCATTTTGAACATGGTGTCCAGTTCTTCTCCATTACATCCATGGTAAGTACATGTGTTAAACTGAAATTTaaggtgagctcagagaaactttccttcTTCGGCAGATGAATGAAATCAAACTCTGAACATACATcgttctgcacagagaagaagaagaacaacaacatccaactggaagaagaagaagaaaaacatgttttcgaGTGCAGGAGGAAATTGATGTAATTTCCTTACATAGTGAAGTATATACACgatttaaaggataaagctgccaattttctatatttagtTACTGCAGCTTGAAGCTAAAGCCAGTGTGGAAGTACGTTAAAGAGCAACAACATCAACGGCCGATAGATGctgttgtaatgttttgtttgaatcAGCAGCATTATGAGTGTAACCacaatatgcaataataatgacacacagacatgcaagaATGGATCAATCTGTAATGGAGAGAAGGATACCTGTTAGAAATATGCGTTAGCAGAATACAAACAGTAGGCcatatgtttaatttttaaatctAGCTCAAGACCAGAAATAAGGGTAAATGAAACGGATCAGTTATTAAAGCATAGTCAATACACTGTAATGGTGATTTGAGAAGTGGTTGGGACATAATGGAATCTAAATTCATAGGAAGTTTCATGGGAAGTCACAGGACTCGCAGACAAGGGTCAAGAAATAACTTTGTAAAATCCCCTAAAATgcgaaagaaagaaaaaaaaaaggaagaaaggatgcaTTTGATGTAATTCAGTGTCTGTTCCGTGGACAGTCTCGGTTTCCTTTGTATCACACCTTTTTGATCCAATATCACTTTGAACTCTGCCTGTCATTTTGAGTCAGGCCAAGATGAAAGGTTTATTCTGCAACAAcgctccaactgactcccattcaaaaagcctgAACTCGAAACTAGAAATagaatcaatctttttttttctccaaggtCTCTTTCTGGTCTCAATCTCTTAATTCAGGCCTTCTATTAAGTGTGCTTTTGGTCACTTTTGAAATTATTATAGCTTTGTTTGTTAGCTTGAGTCTGAGGTAGTGGGGCTGTGTTTCCAGACCATGAAAGGCTCTTCAACTGGAAGCTCGTGGCTCCAAATCACTGACTcttggctccaaatggaaaagaaggCGCCGaccataagctgcaactctgggcttcaagaGGGTGACGTCACACCTCGCTACATACATCTTCATCTACAGTCGGggcttctctcttctctctctttttgtgttcTGTCAAACTATTACTGCTACTGCTGTGAAGCTGTTTAATTGAACAATACTGACATTTAGAAGAAACACTCATCTACCGAACAGCACACAAAGATCATGATGTTTGTCCTGGTGTTGCCTTTACAGCGACGGattgaaaaacagcagaaacagtaGGCAGAAGCTAGATTTTATGAGTAGGTTCAAGTTAGGGGGAAGCATTAAAGAGAACTTATTCTGCATATTTCAGgtcaatatttatattctggggcactaatggaatatttttgcatgatttccagtaaaaaaaaaacctc
Coding sequences within:
- the LOC133984080 gene encoding alpha-1A adrenergic receptor, with product MIETSTPTMMDSTEPAHCTVCCCTLVNKILMVLFMVLLIVAILFGNLVTLAVVLGTKHFHTSQGYLKASLAVADLAVGIFVVPLSVYAEVYLMVTDSAPEWTSYNSQSVSFHPCNVIGPIFAGCTLVSISTIFLLTIERSIAVLRPLHKDAVITRKRTTILIILSWVGSFFLAVSPMIFSSEIALEYNSCSRMCNYALGTIGEFPSQGWNILLLFPAFDFTLLGGTVVINMISLSSIRQHSKRRKHLAETESQSRSKPTFSDIKAAKTIGTLTVAFTASFTPIAVFVVGNVLGNVWCNFSFFAFWILATNSCWNVIIYSVWDQKFRLCAHKLLMPFQRRDTTKT